Proteins encoded within one genomic window of Ranitomeya variabilis isolate aRanVar5 chromosome 4, aRanVar5.hap1, whole genome shotgun sequence:
- the LOC143769340 gene encoding uncharacterized protein LOC143769340 — MDSEEEHLFSTYFEKIRPTLEKPQSTTVQQFFLSLTGQEVKNPTKDLERFHNKFNLPLVTWKMATSAYEHWADEMSQDSRSLTDNYVYYGDLKDQIFTPDLVEGMKKLMKMKENEEGETSGNVTKRMRTSGEGPSRECQSDEGERQRGK; from the exons ATGGACAGTGAGGAGGAGCAT CTTTTTAGCACGTATTTCGAGAAGATACGGCCAACACTTGAGAAACCGCAATCAACCACCGTGCAGCAGTTTTTTCTTTCTCTAACTGGCCAGGAAGTTAAAAATCCCACAAAAGACCTGGAGCGCTTCCATAACAA GTTCAACCTGCCCCTTGTGACATGGAAGATGGCAACGTCTGCGTATGAGCATTGGGCAGATGAGATGTCACAGGACAGTAGATCCTTAACGGATAACTATGTATATTATGGGGACCTTAAGGACCAGATTTTCACCCCAGATTTGGTTGAGGGGATGAAAAAATTGATGAAAATGAAGGAAAACGAGGAAGGAGAAACATCTGG AAATGTCACCAAGAGGATGAGGACCAGCGGCGAAGGTCCGAGCAGAGAGTGCCAAAGTGACGAGGGAGAGAGGCAGCGAGGAAAGTGA